The Malus domestica chromosome 06, GDT2T_hap1 genome has a segment encoding these proteins:
- the LOC103409425 gene encoding uncharacterized protein, translating into MGSFKGHILPGTLFLVVGVWHVWCSLVRYVSNPKSFRVHVWNPVPGVDGRLKYFELYLIAVGAFIDMCIELLYSTHLKFFVDGVLNPHHMNDFEHSGMLLMFFIFGVVTLISQETRFLPMPEGALALIAATAFCAEYLLFYFHSTTHKGLEGYYHILLVLLIGLCIVSTVAGALLPTSFPIDLCSGIAITLQGLWFYQTAFTLYGPMMPDGCQLKDDMISCHSVDNEVRGELLANFQFFTMVLSVLVAVVGGYGFVASRFGHSDQRSLRAV; encoded by the exons ATGGGTTCTTTCAAAGGTCATATTCTGCCAGGGACTTTGTTTTTGGTTGTTGGGGTGTGGCACGTATGGTGCTCGCTGGTGAGATATGTGTCAAACCCCAAGTCCTTTCGGGTACATGTATGGAACCCAGTTCCCGGTGTTGATGGGAGGCTTAAGTATTTTGAGCTTTATCTTATAGCagttggtgctttcattgataTGTGTATCGAGCTTTTGTATTCGACCCATCTCAAGTTCTTTGTAGATGGAGTCTTGAACCCTCATCACATGAATGATTTCGAGCACTCGGGGATGCTTCTTATGTTCTTTATCTTTGGGGTTGTCACCCTGATCTCACAGGAGACAAG ATTTCTTCCGATGCCTGAAGGAGCTCTTGCTCTGATTGCTGCTACAGCATTCTGTGCAGAGTATCTCCTTTTCTACTTTCACTCAACAACTCATAAAGGCCTCGAGGGGTATTACCACATCCTCCTTGTCCTCCTAATCGGGCTCTGCATAGTGTCAACTGTAGCTGGAGCCCTCTTACCAACCAGCTTTCCAATTGATTTATGTAGCGGTATTGCCATAACTCTCCAAGGCCTCTGGTTTTATCAGACTGCGTTCACTCTCTACGGCCCCATGATGCCAGATGGTTGTCAGCTCAAGGATGATATGATCTCATGTCATTCTGTCGACAATGAGGTCCGAGGTGAGTTGCTTGCAAACTTCCAGTTCTTTACCATGGTACTTAGTGTACTTGTTGCAGTTGTGGGAGGATATGGTTTTGTTGCCTCAAGATTTGGGCATTCTGATCAACGGAGCTTGCGTGCAGTATAG